A window of Armatimonadota bacterium genomic DNA:
AGGTGCTCCTTTCGACCCGTCGTTAGGGTCGGGTTGGTCCAGTCGATCGAGGTCGCCACGAATATCCCCATTTGAACCCCTCGGTCAGCCATGGCCTTGGCGATCCGCTCCTGATCCTTCACCGAGTAGCCCTTCATGCCGTTTTCCTCCCAGGCGCGAAAGCCCTGGTCGGCGGCGAAGTGGATCTGATCCACGGGATCGTCTCCCGCATGGTTGCGAAACATGCCGAAATGCGGCGCGAACTTCATGGAAAACGGCTTGGATTGCATGGGGTCCCTCACGGTGCTGGAGGCGCTTGCGGTCTTGATCAGCGGCAGCGAGCTTGCCGCGAGACCAGCTTTCAGAAGCGAACGGCGGGTGGGTTTGGGCATGGCGGGAAAGCGCGACGGGCGGCCCCCTGAGGCCGCCCGTGCCTGGTGATCAGGCCAGCTTGGTCTTTCCGGGCATGGCGATCGACGGAACGGCGATCGGGCCGAACTCGAAGCGCGCTGGAACGAGCTTCTCGTTCGAGTTTAAAGCCTGCTCCCAGGTCACTTCGGCGCCGGTGTAGCCGGCCATCCGGCCCATGATGGCGGTCAGAGTGGTCTCGGCGATGCGGTGCCCCTCGTTGACGTAGTCGCCGCTCTTCATGGCCTTGATCAGGTCCTTATGCTCGAGCATGTAGGGGTCCGGCTTCTTGTTCATGTCGGGGTAGCTGTAGTCGCTGCCGCCGCTCGATCCGCCCTGGCTCGGGCCCTTCGGGAAGTAGGACTTGGAAGCGCTGCCCTGACTCATCCTAATCCGACTTGCAGCGTCCGAGGTGCCTTTCGTACCGACGATCAGCTCCGAGACGCGCGAAGCCGTGTTGTCGATCTGCCGGCAAGAGCTGGTCTGAATAACCCCGTTCGCATAGGTGAACTGGGTCATGAAGTGATCGTAGATGTTGCCGAAGATCGCGTCGGTACGGACCTGGCGGCCCGCGAGGCAGATCGCCTTCACGGGGTGCGCGTTCATCGCCCAGTTGCAGATGTCGATGTTGTGGACGTGCTGCTCGACGATGTGGTCGCCCGAGGACCAGGTGAAGTACAGCCAGTTGCGGAGCTGCCACTCCATCTCGCTCATCTGGGGAGTCTTGGCGACGCTCCAGAGGCCGCCCTGGTTCCAGTAGGAATAGAGCGCCCGGATCTCGCCGATTGCGCCATCGTGGATGCGCTTCATGATGTCGAGGTAAGCAAGATCGTGCCGGCGCTGGGTGCCGCAGACCACGTTGAGCTTCTTCTGCGTCGCCAAGTCGGAAGCGGCGAGGAACTGGCGAATACCCGGGGCATCTGTGGCGACCGGCTTTTCGGTGAATACGTGGCATCCACCCTCGATCGCCGCCGCGTAGTGGATCGGACGGGCATAGGGCGGGGTCGCGAGGATGACGTAGTCCGGCTTGGTGGCGACCACGCCTTTGTAGGCGTCCCAACCGACAAACTCCCGGTCCTTGGTGACCTGGAAGCGCTCCTTCTCTTTGATGTTGTCCCTGAGATAGTTGCGCGAGCCGTCGAGGCGATCCTGAAACACGTCGCCGAGGGCCCAAACGACCACGCCCGGATCGGCATCGAGGCTGTTGAACATGGCGCCCGTGCCGCGGCCTCCGCAGCCGATCACGCCGACTCTGATGGTGTTCTTGGCCTGGGAGAACACGCCTGCTGGAAAGGTTAATGCTGCCGCCGTCGCCGCGCTGCGTGCCAGGACTTCGCGCCGAGACGGGCCGTTGTTTCGCGCCATGCAGCAAGCATAGCCGGAATCGGTTTGCAGTGCAAGGGGGCGCTGAAACGACTGGAGACGGAGAGTCGCGAAAAGGGTGAGTTGAACGTGTCCGGGTTCCCGTAGGGCAGACTCTCCGTCTGCCTTTCCGCTCGAAGGCTCATTTCAACGTGAAGTCGTCCTAGTAGAGGGCGGTCTGGCGCGGGTCCGGAGTCTCTTGCCCCATCCCTTACCGCCTTTTCTGTTGCCGGAACGTGCGACGCAGAGGCTGCTCCTCACCCCTCGCAGACAACCCGCAAACCCACAAAGAACCCATCCGAGAGCCACCAGCGGCTCTTGGGCATCTGAGGATCGGTCTTGTTCCAAGATCGGTCCTGGTGTGCGCGCGTGGATGGGTTCACCGTCGACCCCTTGTCCATCCAGCACCCCCCGCAGAGCACGGGCTCGCCGGTCATGTCTTTGCACCACTCGCCCGCATTGCCAAGCATGTCATAGAGGCCCCAAGCATTGGGTTTCTTCTGCTTGACCGGGTGGGTCTTCTCTTTCGCGTTGTCCGAGACCCACGCCAGGTCAGTGATCTTGCTCTCCAGCTTGTCCTTACCTGCGCGGGCGGCATATTCCCACTCGGCCTCCGTGGGGAGGCGGTACTTCTTGCCGGTTTTTGCGCTGAGCCAGGCGCAGAACATTTGCGCCGAGTTGAAGGTGGCGCAGAGCGCCGGATAGCCCTCATGGCCGAACCCGTGGTCCGGCGCGCCGTAGGGCTTGCTCGGCCGAGAGCGAACGATGGCCGCGGTGGTGTGCTCTTCGACAGGCACATCGAGCTTGAACGCGTAAACGTCAAAAACGTCCCAAGTCACCTCGGTTTCCCCGATGAACAGGCCCTTGATCTCGTAGGTTCGGTCCTGGAGGGTGATCTTGCCGTCTGGGAGCGGGACCATCCGAAAGCTTGCGAGCGAGTCCGGTATCTTCTGTTCGTAGGGCGCCCGGTCTTGTGGGTTGTGCGACGGTACACCGGTCACCACGGCGCCGGCAGAAGAGGCAATGGTCAGTAAGGCAACGCTCAGCATCATCTTGGGAGTCTCGGTTCTTGGACGCTTGGGCGGCGGCTCGGTTGCGGCTCCGAGCTCGGCTGAATCCTTCGCCCTTCGCCCTTCGCCCTTCGCCCTCGCTAGGTTCGAGTATAGCCAGATTCACATGGGAATCCGGGTGAACCTCACCCTCTATGCCCGCTCGGAGGAGGCAGCGGAAAGGGCAGCCCGCGCCGGATTTGGCGAATTCGCACGCCTCGAACAGATCATGAGCGACTACCGCCCCGACAGCGAACTGATGCGATTCTGCGCGAAGGCGGGGCAAGGGCCGCAGCCCATCGGAAAGGACCTGTTCCGGGTGCTTTGGCACGCCCAGGACGTGGCAAGGCTCTCGAGTGGGGCGTTCGACGTGACATGCAGCCCGGTGGTCCGGCTCTGGCGGCAGGCGCGCAAGGACGGCAAGATGCCGCCGGCCGAGGCCCTGCAAAGCGCGCTTAAGCTGGTCGGCTGGAAGAAACTCAAGCTCGATCGCCGTGCACAAACCGCGGAACTGACGGTTCCCGGCATGCTCCTGGACCTGGGAGGCGTCGCAAAGGGCGACGCCTGCGACTTCGCCTTGGCGGCCATCAAGAAGGCTGGAATTCGATCTGCCATGGTGGAGTGCGGCGGCGACATCACACTGGGTGCCGCGCCCCCTGGGAGTTGGGGTTGGCCGATCAAGATACTGGGTTCAAGCGAGCAGGTGCAGCACCTCTCCAATGTCGCCATTTCCACCTCGGGCGACGCCTATCAGTTTGTCGAGATCGACGGCAAGCGGTATTCGCACATCTGCGATCCTCGGACCGGTTTGGGGCTCTCCAACCGCCTCCAGGCGACCGTCATCGCTAATAGAGGGCTCCGGTCGGACCCGCTCACGAAAGTGATCTGTGTGCTGGGGCCGGGAGTTGGGCGGAGACTGGCTTGCCGCGAAGGCGCGGCCGCAGTCTTCATTGTGACCCCCTGATTCACTGCCAACTGGCGTCTGAATCGGGCGAAGCGCGAAGAAAGGTTCGGTATCCTCGCGTTCATGTCTTCGCTTGGCAAAGCGATCCCATTATTGTCGGCCGTCCTTGGTGGCTGGAGCCTGCTGCTTCAGCCCGCCATAGGAGGGCAAGGATCGAGCAGCAAGCAGAGGATCAGCTTTTCCAAGGACATCCTTCCCATCCTTTCGGACAAGTGCTTCCTTTGCCACGGTCCCGACCCTTCTTCGCGACAAGCAGGGCTGAGGCTCGACATCGCCGAAGGCGCCTTTGCCGAGCG
This region includes:
- a CDS encoding Gfo/Idh/MocA family oxidoreductase: MARNNGPSRREVLARSAATAAALTFPAGVFSQAKNTIRVGVIGCGGRGTGAMFNSLDADPGVVVWALGDVFQDRLDGSRNYLRDNIKEKERFQVTKDREFVGWDAYKGVVATKPDYVILATPPYARPIHYAAAIEGGCHVFTEKPVATDAPGIRQFLAASDLATQKKLNVVCGTQRRHDLAYLDIMKRIHDGAIGEIRALYSYWNQGGLWSVAKTPQMSEMEWQLRNWLYFTWSSGDHIVEQHVHNIDICNWAMNAHPVKAICLAGRQVRTDAIFGNIYDHFMTQFTYANGVIQTSSCRQIDNTASRVSELIVGTKGTSDAASRIRMSQGSASKSYFPKGPSQGGSSGGSDYSYPDMNKKPDPYMLEHKDLIKAMKSGDYVNEGHRIAETTLTAIMGRMAGYTGAEVTWEQALNSNEKLVPARFEFGPIAVPSIAMPGKTKLA
- a CDS encoding formylglycine-generating enzyme family protein, with amino-acid sequence MMLSVALLTIASSAGAVVTGVPSHNPQDRAPYEQKIPDSLASFRMVPLPDGKITLQDRTYEIKGLFIGETEVTWDVFDVYAFKLDVPVEEHTTAAIVRSRPSKPYGAPDHGFGHEGYPALCATFNSAQMFCAWLSAKTGKKYRLPTEAEWEYAARAGKDKLESKITDLAWVSDNAKEKTHPVKQKKPNAWGLYDMLGNAGEWCKDMTGEPVLCGGCWMDKGSTVNPSTRAHQDRSWNKTDPQMPKSRWWLSDGFFVGLRVVCEG
- a CDS encoding FAD:protein FMN transferase; the protein is MVSKATLSIILGVSVLGRLGGGSVAAPSSAESFALRPSPFALARFEYSQIHMGIRVNLTLYARSEEAAERAARAGFGEFARLEQIMSDYRPDSELMRFCAKAGQGPQPIGKDLFRVLWHAQDVARLSSGAFDVTCSPVVRLWRQARKDGKMPPAEALQSALKLVGWKKLKLDRRAQTAELTVPGMLLDLGGVAKGDACDFALAAIKKAGIRSAMVECGGDITLGAAPPGSWGWPIKILGSSEQVQHLSNVAISTSGDAYQFVEIDGKRYSHICDPRTGLGLSNRLQATVIANRGLRSDPLTKVICVLGPGVGRRLACREGAAAVFIVTP